From Bacteroidota bacterium, the proteins below share one genomic window:
- a CDS encoding choice-of-anchor B family protein, whose translation MKYILTFLCALALNGTSAQFSFQNINLLSNFDDPAVPAEPVYGIRYQSCWGWADPLTDREYGIIGSSEGTYIIEVTDPGNPVQRDYIPGRSNQRIWHEYKTVGNYLYIISDGGGNSLQIVDLTTLPDSGHVVYDGTNIFDSGHTLYVDGTHLYVASVSQIGGSYSSMNVYDVSSPATPVLLRRLDQDYPSISQVHDMFVINDTIFASCGYQGLYIFTYDESTNRFTQRGSLTNYTPGGSYNHSSFISNDRTTLYMMDEVPDGLPCKVVDVSDLSNPFVVDTFYSNAGCTPHNPYVKGNLLVNANYQDGVWIYDISNPQVPVFAGYFDTHPQNSPGTYPNPPYAGCWAAYTDLPSGTLLASDMQLGLFCLDIGTITGLSTRPSLNPVRLFPNPAQDRLTIALSESSNGGTYLLTDLQGRELMNGELNAATTTLDISRLNPGFYLVKIQLGDQVRSSRIQITR comes from the coding sequence ATGAAATACATCCTGACATTTCTCTGCGCGCTGGCGCTGAATGGCACCAGTGCCCAGTTCAGCTTTCAGAACATCAACCTGCTCAGCAACTTCGACGACCCGGCAGTGCCAGCCGAGCCCGTCTACGGGATCCGATACCAGAGTTGTTGGGGTTGGGCCGATCCGCTGACCGACCGGGAATACGGCATCATCGGATCTTCCGAAGGCACCTACATCATTGAAGTTACCGATCCTGGCAATCCGGTTCAGCGCGACTACATTCCCGGTCGTTCGAACCAGCGCATTTGGCACGAATACAAGACGGTCGGAAATTATCTCTACATCATCAGCGACGGCGGCGGCAACAGTCTGCAGATCGTGGACCTGACCACGCTCCCCGACTCCGGACATGTCGTGTACGACGGCACGAACATCTTCGACAGCGGCCACACGCTGTATGTCGATGGCACCCATTTGTATGTGGCATCGGTCAGTCAGATAGGCGGAAGTTATTCCAGCATGAACGTATACGACGTTTCGTCTCCGGCGACTCCCGTGCTCCTGCGCCGACTCGACCAAGACTATCCCTCCATCAGCCAGGTGCATGACATGTTTGTCATCAACGACACCATCTTCGCCTCCTGCGGTTACCAGGGACTGTACATTTTCACTTACGACGAATCCACGAACCGTTTTACCCAACGCGGAAGCCTCACCAACTATACCCCGGGAGGAAGCTACAACCACAGCAGCTTCATTTCCAACGACCGGACCACCCTGTACATGATGGATGAAGTACCCGACGGATTGCCCTGCAAAGTGGTCGACGTTTCCGATCTGAGTAATCCGTTCGTCGTGGACACATTCTATTCGAATGCGGGTTGTACACCGCACAACCCGTATGTGAAAGGCAATTTACTGGTCAATGCCAATTACCAGGACGGCGTTTGGATCTACGACATCAGCAACCCGCAAGTGCCTGTTTTCGCCGGATATTTCGACACGCACCCGCAAAACAGTCCGGGCACGTATCCCAACCCGCCCTATGCAGGCTGCTGGGCCGCTTACACCGATCTCCCCAGCGGAACGCTGCTGGCGAGCGACATGCAACTTGGATTATTCTGTCTCGACATTGGGACCATCACCGGGCTGAGTACGCGGCCTTCGCTAAATCCCGTGCGACTTTTCCCCAACCCGGCGCAGGATCGACTTACCATCGCCTTATCCGAATCAAGCAACGGCGGAACGTACCTGCTGACCGATCTTCAGGGAAGGGAATTGATGAATGGCGAATTGAATGCGGCTACGACTACGCTCGACATCAGTCGGCTGAACCCGGGTTTTTATCTCGTAAAAATCCAACTTGGCGATCAGGTTCGCAGCTCGCGAATACAAATCACCCGTTAA
- a CDS encoding sulfatase-like hydrolase/transferase, giving the protein MRSLFASRYLRLQVWFFLLAMTVQIFFYFLFLWINRSSATQGVSNAFFSTFGLSLHYDLFIASYLSVPVFIFWSVGWIAGRSLDRWRNWLLGYYFLVFSFLIVLLIADLPYYAFFRERITRSVHLWIGSPLEMVKIIFLQPIYYPYLIAFLLSAFLLYRLIRSLMRKQKDNAPILIPTGNRIVIFLFWGLLLFWGMRGGRIYRTIQMKEAFLAGDPFLNQLPVSPAFSYINSLTAFRLQFSDDELAMARVQARLGSHDPGHPFARQVQPPGSPKRFHVVLILLESMSEAVSARLHPGLFPDIVHRIDSIGSRSWYFSNAWSAGIHTCNGVFSSLYGFPAMMQEHPMSTVRAASQTFSGLPGTLKRLGYRTEFFCSHAAAFDNLSTFIPANGFDRIIDRHAFPPEAMSNEWGVSDEFLFERAIASMDSSAALGTPFFTLIQTISTHEPAAPPGNTKYRSGFQTPFEQAYDYTDWCVGRFFETAATRPWYDSTVFVLVGDHGRPFVEDYPAPLAFNHVLLLIRTPGMGDSLRAPIDQPVMQIDLFPTIMGILQQPYLNTTPGADVFREPRPYAYFSQDHQLAVVGKDQLYIENKYGSRFLYALDDRSKTNRLEQSLSLADSMAAYAHDALQMTDWVLEHRLAGYPGK; this is encoded by the coding sequence ATGAGATCCCTCTTCGCCTCCCGTTACCTGCGCCTGCAAGTGTGGTTCTTTCTGCTCGCCATGACGGTACAGATATTTTTCTATTTCCTGTTTCTTTGGATCAACCGGTCTTCCGCAACGCAAGGTGTTTCCAACGCTTTCTTCAGCACATTTGGGTTGTCCCTTCATTACGATCTGTTCATCGCGTCGTACCTCAGTGTCCCGGTTTTCATTTTCTGGTCGGTTGGATGGATTGCCGGCAGGTCACTGGATCGCTGGCGAAACTGGCTGCTTGGTTACTATTTCCTGGTCTTCTCGTTCCTGATCGTTTTACTGATCGCCGACCTTCCGTACTATGCGTTCTTCCGCGAGCGCATCACTCGATCCGTTCACCTGTGGATCGGAAGTCCGCTGGAAATGGTCAAGATCATCTTCCTGCAGCCGATCTATTATCCCTACCTGATCGCTTTCCTGCTGAGTGCCTTCTTGCTTTACAGACTCATCCGCTCACTGATGCGAAAGCAGAAAGACAACGCGCCGATCTTGATCCCGACCGGAAATCGCATCGTCATCTTCCTGTTCTGGGGGCTGCTGTTGTTCTGGGGAATGCGCGGAGGACGCATCTACCGGACCATTCAGATGAAAGAAGCATTTCTTGCCGGCGACCCTTTCCTGAATCAGTTACCCGTCAGTCCGGCATTTTCCTACATCAACAGCCTGACGGCATTTCGGCTGCAGTTCTCGGACGATGAATTGGCTATGGCACGCGTCCAGGCTCGGCTGGGAAGTCATGACCCTGGCCATCCTTTCGCCAGGCAGGTCCAGCCGCCCGGATCGCCCAAACGCTTTCATGTTGTCTTGATCCTGCTGGAGAGTATGAGCGAAGCGGTCAGTGCCCGGTTGCATCCCGGCCTTTTTCCGGATATCGTCCATCGCATCGATAGCATTGGTTCCAGGTCGTGGTATTTTTCCAATGCATGGTCGGCCGGTATTCATACCTGTAACGGTGTATTCTCCTCCCTCTACGGCTTCCCGGCCATGATGCAGGAGCACCCGATGTCGACCGTTCGCGCGGCGAGTCAGACGTTCTCCGGACTGCCGGGTACCCTGAAACGACTGGGTTACCGGACCGAATTCTTCTGCTCACACGCCGCCGCTTTCGATAACCTCTCCACGTTTATTCCTGCGAACGGGTTCGACCGGATCATTGACCGGCATGCTTTTCCTCCGGAGGCTATGAGCAATGAATGGGGTGTGTCGGATGAATTCCTGTTCGAGCGGGCAATCGCTTCCATGGACTCCAGCGCCGCACTTGGAACTCCGTTTTTCACCCTGATCCAAACGATCAGTACCCATGAACCGGCTGCTCCGCCCGGGAATACGAAGTACCGTAGCGGATTCCAGACTCCGTTTGAGCAGGCTTACGATTATACCGATTGGTGCGTCGGACGCTTCTTTGAAACGGCCGCTACGCGCCCGTGGTACGATTCCACGGTTTTCGTCCTCGTCGGTGATCATGGCCGACCGTTTGTGGAAGACTATCCGGCTCCCCTGGCCTTCAATCATGTGTTGTTGCTGATCCGTACCCCGGGAATGGGTGATAGTCTACGCGCACCGATTGATCAGCCGGTGATGCAAATCGATCTGTTCCCCACCATCATGGGCATCCTGCAGCAGCCCTATCTGAATACAACACCCGGGGCCGATGTGTTTCGCGAACCACGACCCTACGCATATTTCTCACAGGATCATCAATTGGCTGTGGTCGGTAAAGATCAGTTGTACATCGAGAATAAATACGGCAGCCGCTTTTTGTACGCGTTGGACGATCGGAGTAAAACCAACCGGTTGGAGCAGTCGCTTTCCCTGGCCGACAGTATGGCTGCCTATGCACACGACGCGCTCCAGATGACCGATTGGGTCCTGGAGCATCGTCTCGCAGGCTATCCTGGAAAATAA